Below is a window of Clavibacter michiganensis subsp. tessellarius DNA.
GTCGTCGAAGCCGTGGCCGATCTCGTGGCCGATGACCGCGCCGATCGCGCCGTAGTTCGCGGCCGGGTCGCGCGCCTCGTCGAAGAACGGGAACTGGAGGATCGCGGCCGGGAACACGATCTCGTTGAAGCCGGGGTTGTAGTACGCGTTGATGGTCTGCGGCGTCATGAACCACTCGTCGCGGTCGAGCGGGGCGCCGATCTTCGCGAGCTCGCGACGCGTCTCGAAGCGGGCGGTCGCGCGCACGTTGCCCAGGAGGTCCGTCGGGTCGATCTCGAGCGCGGAGTAGTCGCGCCAGCGGTCCGGGAAGCCGATCTTCGGGGTGAACTTCTCGAGCTTCTCGAGCGCCCGGCCGCGGGTCTCCGCGGTCATCCACTCGAGGCCGGAGATGGAGTCGCGGTACGCCTCCACGAGGTGGCCGACGAGCACGTCCATCTCGGCCTTGGCGGTGCGGGAGAAGTGGCGGTCGACGTAGATGCGGCCGATGGCCTCGCCCATGGCGCCCTCGACGAGCGAGACGCCGCGCTTCCAGCGCACGCGCTGCTCGGGCGCGCCCGTGAGCGTGCGGCCGTAGAAGTCGAAGGACGCCTCGGAGAACGCCTTCGGGAGCAGCGCCGCGTTCGAGCGGATGACCTGCCAGGCGAGCCAGTCGCGGAGCGCGGGGACCTCGGCGTCGGTCAGGAGCGCGCCTAGGCCCTCGGCGAAGGACGGCTCGCGGAGCACGAGCTCGTCGAGCGCGGCGGCGGGCGCCGCGAAGGCGTCGCGCCAGACGTCCAGGTCGGCGCCGGCGGCCTTCGCCACGAGGTCGCGGAGCTCCGCCCAGGTGACGAGGTTGTAGGTGGCCTGGCTGTCGCGGGTGCGGACGTTGTCCCAGTGGACGGCGGCGACGCGGGTCTCCAGGTCGAGGATCCGGTCGGCGCGGCCCGCGGGGTCGTCGAGCTGCGCGAGGCCGAGCATCCGCTCGACGAAGGCGCGGTAGGCGTCGCGGACGGCCGCGTGGCCCTCCTCGCGGTAGTAGCTCTCGTCGGGGAGGCCGATGCCGCCCTGCTCGACCTGCACGACGTAGCGCTCGGGGTCGCCCGGGTCGTTGTCGACGAAGAGGCCGAGGAGGCCGCTCACGTTCGTCTGCTCGAGGCGGCCCAGGGTCGCGAGGAAGGACGGGACGTCGGTGACGGCGGCGGCCTGGTCGAGCTGGTCGCGGATCGGCTCGGTGCCGAGCGCCTCCACCCGCTCCTCGTCCATGAAGCTCGTGAAGAGGTCGCCGAAGCGGCGCTCCTCGGTGCCGGGCTCGGCGTCGACGGCCTCCTCGATGATCACCCGCACGGCCTCCTCGGCCGCCTCGGCGAGCTGGTGGAACGAGCCCCAGCGGGCCTTGTCGTCCGGGATCGCGGTGCGCTCGAGCCAGCGGCCGTTCACGTGGAGGTAGAGGTCGTCCTGCGGGCGCACCCCCTGGTCCAGCTCGTCGGTGCGGATCCCGGTCGGAGGTGTCTCGGCGCTCATGGGCACGAGCCTAGGGGCGTCTCCCGCGCGCGTCCCGGGAGCGGCGGAGCGGGACCGGCGGTCGAGGCGGTCCGCCGGAGCCCGGACCGGATCCGCCGCGCGAAACGCCACCGCAACACGGCGTCGGTACGCTCGCCGATCGGGGCGTCTCCCCACACACCCGCGCGAGAGCAGGCGATCATGGCCCGACAGATCTGGACCCTCCACGGCGACGGCAAGGCGGTCGAGACCTCCGCGGTCGTCGGCCCCGGCGAGCGCCTCACCTGGCCGCGCACCATCGGGCTCGGGCTGCAGCACGTCGTCGCGATGTTCGGCGCGACCTTCCTCGTGCCCGCGCTCACGGGGTTCCCGCCCACGACGACGCTGTTCTTCTCCGGGCTCGGCACGATCCTGTTCTTGGCTCTCACGAAGAACCGGCTGCCCAGCTACCTCGGCTCGTCGTTCGCGTTCATCGCACCCATCGGCGCGGCCAACGCGGCCACGGCGGCCGGCGGCGGCGGGATCGGGGCGGCGCTCGCGGGCATCGTCGCGGTCGGCGTGATGCTCGCGATCGTCGGCGGCATCGTGCAGCTCACCGGCACCGGCTGGATCGACGCGCTGCTGCCGCCCGTGGTGGCCGGCGCGATCGTCGCGCTCATCGGCTTTAACCTGGCGTCGGCCGCGCGCGACAACTTCGTGGTGGCGCCCGTGACGGCGACCATCACGCTCGCCGCCGTGATCCTCTCGACCGTGCTGTTCCGCGGGATCCTCGGCCGCCTGTCGATCGTGCTCGGCGTGGTCGTCGGGTACGCGGTGGCGGCGATCCGCGGCGAGATCACGTTCGACGCGGTCGGGTCGGCCGCGTGGATCGGCCTGCCCGAGTTCCACGCGCCCGAGATCACGCCGCAGTTCTGGTCGCTGCTGCCCGCGTTCCTGCCCGTCGTGCTCGTGCTCGTCGCGGAGAACGTGGGCCACATCCGGGGCGTCGCGCAGATGACCGACGGGTCGGTGAACAAGCTGACCGGCCGGGCGCTCCTGGCCGACGGCCTGGCGACCGTGCTCGCGGGCCTCGGCGGCGGATCCGGCACCACGACCTACGGCGAGAACATCGGCGTGATGGCCGCCACGCGCGTCTACTCGACCGCCGCCTACTGGGTCGCCGGCGGGTTCGCCGTGCTGCTCGGCCTCTCGCCCAAGGTCGGCGCGGTGATCAACACGATCCCGGCGGGCGTGCTCGGCGGCGTGACGACGGCGCTGTACGGCCTCATCGGGATCATCGGCGTGAAGATCTGGATGGACAACCGGGTGGACTTCTCCAAGCCCGTCAACCAGCTCACGGCGGCGACCGCGCTCATCGTCGCGATCGCGCCCTTCACCTTCACGCTCGGCAGCGTCTCGTTCAACGGCATCGCGCTCGGGACGGTCGCGGCGATCGTCGTCTACCACGTGATGAGCACGGTCGCGCGGCTGCGCGGCACCGACTGACCGCACGGGCGGCCCGCCCGCTCACGGCGGGGCGCCGACCGCGTGTCCTACCATC
It encodes the following:
- a CDS encoding M13 family metallopeptidase — translated: MSAETPPTGIRTDELDQGVRPQDDLYLHVNGRWLERTAIPDDKARWGSFHQLAEAAEEAVRVIIEEAVDAEPGTEERRFGDLFTSFMDEERVEALGTEPIRDQLDQAAAVTDVPSFLATLGRLEQTNVSGLLGLFVDNDPGDPERYVVQVEQGGIGLPDESYYREEGHAAVRDAYRAFVERMLGLAQLDDPAGRADRILDLETRVAAVHWDNVRTRDSQATYNLVTWAELRDLVAKAAGADLDVWRDAFAAPAAALDELVLREPSFAEGLGALLTDAEVPALRDWLAWQVIRSNAALLPKAFSEASFDFYGRTLTGAPEQRVRWKRGVSLVEGAMGEAIGRIYVDRHFSRTAKAEMDVLVGHLVEAYRDSISGLEWMTAETRGRALEKLEKFTPKIGFPDRWRDYSALEIDPTDLLGNVRATARFETRRELAKIGAPLDRDEWFMTPQTINAYYNPGFNEIVFPAAILQFPFFDEARDPAANYGAIGAVIGHEIGHGFDDQGSRYDGDGRLTDWWTPADRAAFEERTASLIQQYDALVPAQLTADDAPHVNGALTIGENIGDLGGLSIAWKAYLLSLEGAEPPVIDGLTGAERFFLSWAQAWQQKGRDAEVMRLLAIDPHAPNEFRCNQIVRNIDAFYATFDVKPGDGLWLDEEARVTIW
- a CDS encoding uracil-xanthine permease family protein, with the translated sequence MARQIWTLHGDGKAVETSAVVGPGERLTWPRTIGLGLQHVVAMFGATFLVPALTGFPPTTTLFFSGLGTILFLALTKNRLPSYLGSSFAFIAPIGAANAATAAGGGGIGAALAGIVAVGVMLAIVGGIVQLTGTGWIDALLPPVVAGAIVALIGFNLASAARDNFVVAPVTATITLAAVILSTVLFRGILGRLSIVLGVVVGYAVAAIRGEITFDAVGSAAWIGLPEFHAPEITPQFWSLLPAFLPVVLVLVAENVGHIRGVAQMTDGSVNKLTGRALLADGLATVLAGLGGGSGTTTYGENIGVMAATRVYSTAAYWVAGGFAVLLGLSPKVGAVINTIPAGVLGGVTTALYGLIGIIGVKIWMDNRVDFSKPVNQLTAATALIVAIAPFTFTLGSVSFNGIALGTVAAIVVYHVMSTVARLRGTD